A genome region from Babesia bigemina genome assembly Bbig001, chromosome : I includes the following:
- a CDS encoding ATP-DEPENDENT RNA HELICASE, putative, producing the protein MSGGAGRDDRDEPVGAPGTSPVPNGGSNGSSEPLDGASGNSGLRDDELEVLRRAEIAFEATKGRNIDMRHDKDYMERMRIEARRQYLVNREVDRLELAERALGEKEILYKGVKDDTARKTLEFEKSTVEFAKTTIASRAADISGYVMPDSYDEDTSQRLEVLKRKQTYKQMDAVVDDGQSWETQQMKLGGISRGSASRGHTSASMPGTGQMQPPTGIPGLIGLDGTIDFVTSECHSGELPTEFDAKAVGVNAVAAVFEDAQESSEEESPSDSDGETSDSTAATKKRKTFADRVLAKQRRRQRQEHRKLMEERCRLPIYSYRHELLSAIRNHPILVVVGDTGSGKTTQIPQYLYEVGYGKAGKIGCTQPRRVAAMAVASRVSQEVGCKLGQEVGYTIRFEDCTSSNTVIKYMTDGMLLREMMTEPDLASYSVVMIDEAHERTVHTDVIFGLVKDLCRYRNDFRLIVASATLEAEKFALYFDHAPIFRIPGRRYPVQIYYTKAPEANFLDASVITVLQIHVTQPLGDILVFLPGQQEIEEVQEELQNRLRNRGKDMRELIVLPVYATLPSDMQAKIFEPTPPNARKAILATNIAETSITLNEIVYVIDCGFCKLNSFSPKTGMESLVTVPCSKASANQRSGRAGRVRPGHCFRLYTKFSYEKEMDDVNDPEIQRTNLAHVVLSLKALGIDDLINFDFMDPPAPETLIKALELIYALGALNDKGELTRMGRRMAELPMDPTYSKMLLSAEKYKCTHELITICAMLGVGNNIFYRPKDKQLHADNARKNFFRTGGDHLVLLNVYNQWEEAEFSVAWCYENYVQHKSLRRARDIREQLVELMKRVEVEVISNVTDTDAILMSVTSGLFTQAAVRGGPKGSGAYRTLKHPQNVDIHPQSALFDQEPKCVVYTDLVMTTRQYMRQVSQIRPEWLTQLAPHYYTNDNPALQGSKKMPKRKE; encoded by the coding sequence ATGAGCGGCGGTGCTGGACGAGACGACAGGGATGAGCCCGTGGGGGCACCCGGCACATCTCCAGTGCCCAATGGCGGTTCAAATGGCTCCTCAGAGCCTTTGGATGGGGCAAGCGGCAACAGTGGACTCCGCGACGATGAGCTGGAGGTGCTGCGTCGAGCCGAAATTGCCTTTGAGGCCACCAAAGGCAGAAATATAGACATGCGACATGACAAGGACTACATGGAGCGCATGCGCATCGAGGCGCGGCGTCAATACCTGGTTAACCGTGAAGTGGACCGTCTCGAGCTCGCAGAACGGGCGCTGGGCGAAAAGGAGATCCTTTACAAGGGGGTGAAAGATGACACAGCACGAAAGACGCTCGAGTTCGAGAAGAGTACTGTGGAGTTTGCCAAAACTACAATCGCGTCCCGTGCCGCCGATATCAGCGGCTACGTGATGCCGGACTCGTACGATGAGGACACCAGTCAGCGTCTCGAGGTGCTGAAGCGAAAGCAAACGTATAAGCAGATGGATGCTGTAGTGGACGATGGTCAGAGTTGGGAAACACAGCAGATGAAGCTGGGTGGAATTTCAAGGGGATCGGCAAGTCGTGGCCACACAAGTGCGAGTATGCCGGGAACTGGGCAAATGCAGCCACCAACGGGGATACCAGGCTTGATAGGGCTCGATGGGACGATCGACTTTGTCACCAGCGAGTGCCACTCCGGCGAACTGCCCACAGAATTCGACGCGAAAGCCGTGGGTGTGAATGCGGTGGCTGCGGTGTTTGAGGACGCACAAGAATCTAGCGAAGAGGAGTCTCCCTCTGACTCTGACGGGGAGACTTCAGATTCCACCGCGGCCACGAAAAAACGGAAAACGTTTGCAGATCGCGTGTTGGCAAAGCAGCGGCGCAGACAACGTCAGGAGCATCGTAAGCTCATggaggagcgatgcaggtTGCCGATTTACAGTTACCGGCACGAGCTGCTGTCAGCGATACGTAACCACCCCATTCTTGTAGTCGTGGGAGATACCGGTAGCGGTAAGACGACGCAGATTCCACAATACTTATACGAGGTTGGGTATGGAAAGGCCGGAAAAATCGGTTGTACGCAGCCCAGACGTGTGGCCGCCATGGCCGTCGCTTCAAGGGTTTCGCAGGAGGTGGGATGCAAGCTTGGCCAGGAAGTCGGCTATACCATCAGGTTCGAGGACTGCACGAGCAGCAACACAGTGATCAAGTACATGACCGATGGTATGCTACTGCGTGAAATGATGACTGAGCCGGACCTTGCCAGCTACTCGGTGGTGATGATTGACGAGGCGCATGAACGCACAGTGCACACTGACGTAATATTCGGTCTGGTAAAGGACCTGTGCCGGTACAGAAACGACTTCAGGCTCATCGTGGCATCGGCTACCCTGGAGGCGGAGAAGTTTGCGCTGTACTTCGACCACGCACCGATCTTCCGAATCCCGGGACGGCGCTACCCTGTACAGATATACTATACCAAGGCGCCTGAGGCTAACTTCCTGGACGCGTCTGTGATCACGGTCCTGCAGATTCACGTGACGCAGCCACTGGGAGATATCCTTGTGTTCCTGCCGGGGCAGCAAGAGATcgaggaggtacaggagGAGCTGCAAAACCGGCTTCGTAATAGGGGAAAGGACATGCGCGAGCTTATCGTGTTGCCGGTCTACGCCACGCTTCCAAGCGACATGCAAGCCAAGATATTCGAGCCCACGCCACCCAACGCAAGGAAGGCCATTCTCGCCACTAACATCGCAGAGACTTCGATCACATTAAACGAGATCGTCTACGTCATCGACTGTGGCTTCTGCAAGCTCAACAGTTTCAGCCCTAAAACTGGCATGGAGTCGCTAGTGACTGTGCCGTGCTCCAAAGCGTCAGCCAACCAGCGCAGCGGCCGCGCTGGTCGTGTGCGGCCAGGGCACTGCTTCAGGTTGTACACCAAGTTTTCGTATGAAAAGGAAATGGACGATGTCAACGATCCCGAGATCCAGAGGACCAACCTTGCGCATGTCGTGCTAAGTCTCAAAGCTCTCGGTATCGATGACTTAATAAACTTCGACTTCATGGACCCGCCCGCCCCTGAAACGCTTATCAAGGCGCTAGAGCTTATTTATGCACTTGGCGCATTAAACGACAAGGGAGAACTGACTAGAATGGGGAGGCGCATGGCTGAACTGCCGATGGACCCAACCTACAGCAAGATGCTACTATCGGCGGAAAAATACAAGTGTACACATGAGCTTATCACCATATGTGCGATGCTGGGCGTCGGCAACAACATTTTCTACCGCCCAAAGGACAAGCAATTGCATGCGGACAATGCAAGGAAGAACTTCTTCCGCACTGGAGGAGACCACCTTGTCCTCTTGAACGTCTACAACCAGTGGGAGGAGGCCGAGTTCAGCGTAGCCTGGTGTTACGAAAATTACGTACAACACAAGTCACTCAGACGTGCTCGAGACATCCGTGAGCAGTTGGTGGAGCTAATGAAGCGCGTGGAGGTCGAGGTTATATCTAACGTCACAGATACTGATGCGATCCTCATGTCAGTTACGTCGGGGCTGTTCACGCAAGCCGCTGTGAGGGGTGGGCCAAAAGGAAGCGGAGCATATCGCACGTTAAAACATCCGCAGAACGTAGACATTCACCCACAGTCTGCGTTGTTTGACCAGGAACCAAAGTGTGTCGTCTACACAGATTTGGTGATGACTACCAGGCAGTACATGCGTCAGGTGTCACAGATACGCCCTGAGTGGCTCACTCAGCTTGCTCCACATTACTACACGAACGACAATCCTGCGCTTCAGGGCTCGAAGAAGATGCCCAAGCGCAAAGAATAA
- a CDS encoding dim1 protein-like protein, putative — protein sequence MSYMLQHLRSGWAVDQAIMTEEERLVVGAVCGGYSFQCIRFGHDYNYACIKMDELLYKVADDVKNFCAIYLVDITEVPDFNGMYELYDPVSVMFFYRNKHMMIDLGTGNNNKINWAMNDKQELIDIIETIYRGARKGRGLVISPKDYSTKYRY from the exons ATGTCTTACATGTTGCAGCACCTCAGGTCCGGATGGGCGGTG GATCAAGCTATCATGACCGAGGAGGAGCGTTTGGTGGTAGGTGCGGTGTGTGGAGGTTACAGTTTCCAGTGCATCAGGTTCGGTCATGACTACAACTATGCGTGCATAAAAATGGACGAGTTGCTTTACAAGGTTGCGGACGACGTAAAGAACTTCTGCGCCATATACCTG gttgacaTCACCGAGGTACCGGATTTCAACGGTATGTACGAGCTCTATGACCCCGTATCAGTCATGTTCTTTTACCG AAACAAACACATGATGATCGACCTTGGCACCGGTAACAACAACAAGATCAACTGGGCCATGAACGACAAACAAGAGCTGATAGACATAATCGAAACCATCTATCGCGGAGCTCGTAAGG GGAGGGGTCTGGTCATCTCCCCTAAGGATTATTCGACCAAGTACAGGTACTGA
- a CDS encoding Protein FAM76B, translating into MATREELRTGVKIAKGNPKPAEDFEPKSRSVWDKIGKLEDRGLCMECERRRWKTSNIQVCLDCAKSLKSLTCCHCKISYVNHKFCAKASKIYKRELCLSCASNWATHNCDPKLCRLCNQWSAWRSTSECDRCHDLLLKYGEPSKCESCNNNAAFDRGESARQRVNDLRLCFLCTCNYKKNDYYNRKLLMHMGQDAGSGKKVQRTSSAQEDSPTNPDLAKTKAEGAEASAETAAQREVADLKECIKNLKRKYAELQEENIRLKKRLREQ; encoded by the coding sequence ATGGCCACGCGTGAGGAGCTCCGCACCGGCGTGAAGATCGCCAAGGGCAATCCCAAGCCAGCCGAGGATTTCGAGCCTAAATCTAGGTCGGTATGGGACAAGATAGGGAAGCTCGAGGACCGGGGCCTGTGTATGGAGTGCGAGCGGCGCCGGTGGAAGACCAGCAACATACAGgtgtgcctcgactgcgcCAAGAGCCTGAAGTCGCTGACGTGTTGCCACtgcaagatatcgtacgtGAACCACAAGTTCTGCGCGAAGGCGTCGAAGATTTACAAGCGTGAGCTGTGCCTGTCTTGCGCGTCTAACTGGGCCACGCACAACTGCGACCCGAAGCTGTGCAGGCTCTGCAACCAGTGGTCTGCCTGGCGCTCCACGTCCGAGTGCGACCGTTGCCacgacctgctgctgaagtACGGCGAGCCTTCGAAATGCGAGTCTTGCAACAACAACGCGGCGTTCGACCGCGGTGAGTCCGCGCGGCAGCGGGTGAACGACCTGCGGCTGTGCTTCCTCTGCACGTGCAACTACAAGAAGAATGACTACTACAATCGCAAGTTGTTGATGCATATGGGGCAGGATGCAGGATCGGGCAAGAAAGTACAGCGCACCTCGAGCGCTCAGGAGGACTCGCCGACCAACCCGGATTTGGCAAAGACCAAAGCCGAAGGTGCGGAGGCTTCGGCTGAGACCGCCGCACAGCGCGAGGTGGCGGACCTGAAGGAGTGCATCAAGAACCTGAAGCGGAAGTACGCggagctgcaggaggagAACATCAGGCTGAAGAAGCGCCTCAGGGAGCAGTGA